In the genome of Populus alba chromosome 11, ASM523922v2, whole genome shotgun sequence, one region contains:
- the LOC118061403 gene encoding uncharacterized protein codes for MADGWTDQKRRTLINFLVYCPKGTVFLKTVDVSDVSKTARLLYQLFREVVLYVGVENIVHMVTDNAANYVAVGRLLMEEFPSIFWSPCTAHCINLILQDIGKLQSVCCVVKHVYGITKYIYNHCYPLYLMRKFTGGKEILRPAPTRFATNFIALQSILAYKDELRAMVTFRKWVSSAYAKDIKGKKFVESVLDSLFWEECAVIVRMSEPLVRVLRLVDGDDRPSMGYLYDAIHHAKEEMMRRFQKRKSRVKPFIDIINNRWDGQFCRSLYATAFWLNPRFQYDANIMDKHMSTISGLLDVLEKYAHGNLPLQSKITGEMKFFRNAEHDFDQASAINNRTLMPPESLWAFSLPAGQNSVEFDAFDMLGQPWRLKISVRNEGKYPKPWISGQWGIYVLQKRLRQGDRVTLTMHDQENGANNYRIIAERKHFGFWYSIDQ; via the exons ATGGCTGATGGATGGACAGATCAGAAGAGGAGGACTTTAATTAACTTCTTAGTATATTGTCCTAAAGGAACAGTTTTTTTGAAAACCGTGGATGTATCAGATGTCTCAAAGACTGCTAGATTGTTGTATCAGTTGTTTAGAGAGGTTGTTTTGTATGTTGGGGTAGAAAACATTGTGCATATGGTGACTGATAATGCTGCAAATTATGTTGCTGTTGGCAGGTTATTGATGGAAgaatttccttcaatattttggtcTCCTTGTACTGCTCATTGCATCAACCTCATACTCCAGGATATTGGTAAATTACAGTcagtttgttgtgttgttaaGCATGTTTATGGTATCACAAAGTatatttataatcattgttatCCATTGTATTTGATGAGGAAGTTCACTGGAGGAAAAGAAATACTTCGTCCAGCTCCTACTCGTTTTGCCACCAATTTCATTGCATTGCAAAGCATTTTAGCTTATAAAGATGAGTTGAGAGCTATGGTGACATTTAGGAAATGGGTCTCATCTGCTTATGCTAAAgatatcaaaggaaaaaagtttGTTGAGAGTGTGCTGGACTCTTTGTTTTGGGAAGAATGTGCAGTAATTGTGCGAATGAGTGAACCTTTAGTTCGAGTTCTACGATTGGTTGATGGTGATGATAGACCTTCGATGGGATATTTGTATGATGCTATTCATcatgcaaaagaagaaatgatgagGAGATTTCAAAAGAGAAAGTCTAGAGTGAAACCTTTCATAGATATTATCAATAATCGGTGGGATGGACAATTTTGTAGAAGTCTTTATGCAACGGCATTTTGGTTGAATCCTCGATTTCAATATGATGCAAATATAATGGATAAACATATGAGCACCATTTCTGGACTTCTAGATGTTCTTGAGAAGTATGCACACGGAAATCTACCATTGCAAAGTAAGATTACAGGTGAAATGAAGTTTTTTAGGAATGCTGAACATGACTTTGACCAAGCGTCCGCAATAAATAATCGCACCCTTATGCCTCCag AGAGCTTGTGGGCTTTCTCCTTGCCTGCTGGTCAAAATTCAGTTGAATTCGATGCATTTGACATGCTAGGCCAACCTTGGAGATTGAAGATATCGGTTCGCAACGAAGGTAAGTATCCCAAACCTTGGATATCTGGTCAATGGGGCATCTATGTTCTTCAGAAAAGGCTTAGGCAGGGAGACAGAGTTACCTTGACTATGCATGACCAAGAGAATGGTGCCAACAATTATCGCATCATAGCTGAAAGAAAGCATTTCGGCTTCTGGTATTCGATTGATCAATAG
- the LOC118061383 gene encoding putative disease resistance protein At3g14460 has translation MTAARQGLKCMILFMILPCQLLAMSVAGNEFLTAGKTEQQGTLAQSHSLPKVCDFFTTTRHAFVDCNSSSSLIHKALYRAKGLRTLNLLSLGDASEKAIRNLISSFKYLRILNLSGFGIKILHKSVGDLTYLRYLDLSNTPIEKLPASICNLQLQTLDLSSCYNLQKLPKRTRIMTSLRHLKIKNCARLARLPGFIGRLRNLQSLPIFIAGKTREDGIFQLPELQNLRGELEIKHLENVERWHIPRTYVLSEDLPGTIHKSCLENMQLNSLGLSWGDADEHKLSGNMRGPRSQTGHHSVEIARILLHSTLKPNSRIKKLFVNGYPGTEFPNWMNAAALCNLIQLELANCTNCEILPTLGELPLLKVLRIQGMDSVVNIGKEFFGGMRAFPSLNEFSLKDFPKLETWSTNLVEAFTCLNKLTIINCPVLITMPWFPSLQHVEIRNCHPVMLRSVEQLRSISTLIIGNFPELLYIPKALIENNLPLLSLTISSCPKLRSLPANVGQLQNLKFLKIGWFQELHSLPHGLTNLTSLESLEIIECPNLVSLPEESLEGLSSLRSLSIENCHSLASLSSRMQHATALERLTIMYCSNLVSLPNGLQHLSALKSLSILSCTGLASLPEGLQFITTLQNLEIHDCPEVMELPAWVENLVSLRSLTISDCQNIKSLPEGLQRLRALQHLSIRGCPELEERCQRGNGVDWQKISHTPYIYVGSSTLQQRRDTASSSSTS, from the coding sequence ATGACAGCAGCACGACAAGGATTAAAATGCATGATCTTATTCATGATCTTGCCATGTCAGTTGCTTGCCATGTCAGTTGCTGGTAATGAATTCCTAACTGCAGGGAAGACTGAACAACAAGGGACCTTGGCACAGAGCCACTCCTTGCCAAAAGTGTGTGATTTCTTCACAACAACTAGACATGCTTTTGTTGATTGCAATTCTTCGTCCAGCCTGATTCATAAAGCCTTGTACAGAGCAAAGGGACTGCGTACTCTCAATTTGTTGTCTCTAGGAGATGCATCGGAGAAAGCCATCAGGAATTTAATTTCAAGCTTCAAGTACCTCAGAATTCTGAATTTGAGTGGGTTTGGCATAAAAATTTTGCACAAATCCGTTGGTGACTTGACATACCTCAGATATCTTGATCTCTCCAACACTCCAATTGAAAAATTACCAGCATCTATTTGTAACCTTCAATTGCAGACACTAGATTTATCAAGTTGCTATAATCTTCAAAAGTTACCCAAAAGGACGAGAATAATGACCAGCCTGAGACATCTGAAGATAAAAAACTGTGCAAGACTTGCTCGTTTGCCAGGTTTTATTGGGAGATTGAGAAATCTTCAGAGCTTGCCTATATTTATAGCTGGCAAAACAAGGGAGGATGGCATATTTCAGTTACCAGAGCTACAAAATCTTCGAGGTGAACTGGAAATTAAACATCTCGAGAATGTGGAACGTTGGCATATTCCACGGACATATGTACTTTCAGAAGATCTTCCTGGGACcatacataaatcttgtttggAAAATATGCAACTTAACTCGTTGGGATTGTCATGGGGAGATGCTGATGAACATAAGCTGAGTGGTAACATGAGGGGACCAAGAAGCCAAACAGGACATCATAGTGTTGAAATTGCAAGGATTTTACTGCATTCAACATTGAAGCCAAACTCCAGGATAAAGAAGTTGTTTGTGAATGGCTATCCAGGAACTGAGTTTCCAAATTGGATGAACGCAGCCGCCCTCTGCAATCTGATACAGCTTGAGTTAGCCAACTGCACAAATTGTGAAATCCTCCCCACACTTGGGGAATTGCCGCTGCTGAAAGTTCTCCGTATCCAAGGAATGGATTCTGTAGTGAACATCGGCAAAGAGTTCTTTGGTGGCATGAGAGCTTTTCCATCATTGAACGAGTTCTCTCTCAAAGATTTTCCCAAGTTGGAAACCTGGAGCACCAATCTGGTGGAAGCATTCACTTGCTTGAACAAATTAACTATCATCAACTGCCCAGTTTTGATCACCATGCCATGGTTTCCATCTCTTCAACATGTAGAGATCAGAAACTGCCACCCAGTGATGCTACGGTCTGTAGAACAGCTACGATCAATCTCCACTCTCATTATTGGCAATTTTCCTGAGTTACTCTATATACCAAAAGCACTCATAGAAAACAACTTGCCTCTCTTGTCTTTGACAATTTCCTCCTGTCCCAAACTTCGTTCATTGCCTGCAAATGTTGGACAACTCCAGAACTTGAAGTTTCTGAAAATAGGCTGGTTTCAGGAGCTACACTCTTTGCCACATGGTTTGACAAATCTGACTTCTCTGGAGTCCTTGGAGATTATCGAGTGTCCTAATTTAGTCTCCCTGCCAGAGGAAAGCCTAGAAGGATTGAGTTCGCTGCGATCACTCTCCATTGAGAATTGTCACAGCTTAGCTTCCCTGTCGAGTCGGATGCAACATGCCACAGCCCTTGAACGCCTAACTATTATGTACTGTTCAAATCTGGTGTCTTTGCCAAATGGCTTGCAACATCTCTCTGCACTTAAAAGTCTAAGCATTTTAAGCTGCACAGGGCTGGCATCTCTGCCTGAGGGACTACAATTTATTACAACATTGCAAAACCTGGAAATTCACGACTGTCCAGAAGTCATGGAATTACCAGCGTGGGTGGAGAACCTCGTTTCACTTCGATCTTTGACAATCTCAGATTGCCAAAACATCAAGTCTTTGCCAGAAGGTCTCCAACGACTCCGCGCACTCCAACATTTGTCCATCAGAGGTTGTCCTGAACTCGAAGAACGATGTCAGAGAGGGAACGGGGTGGATTGGCAAAAGATATCTCACACACCGTATATTTATGTTGGATCATCAACATTGCAGCAGAGACGTGACACTGCTAGCAGCTCTTCAACTTCATAG
- the LOC140956166 gene encoding putative disease resistance protein RGA3 encodes MDALVVSPLLQVVFDKLALVITRKSTTRGDYEKEMQKLQDRLPIIQAVIEDAEERQHGDKKIKIWLQKLKDVAYDAEDLLDMIHARVLSKQVLESDRFTYSPSYDTGILGKGKLLAEEFGELMNRKVRLASHVVESVPNYFINLRKLRDIRERLDDIAKEMGEFQLKEVLMSRLPETGNREGRETGPHIVESEVCGRKEDVEKVVKMLLESNTDVRVISIIGIGGIGKTTVAQLAYNDERVKKHFDLKIWISLYGDFNPRKIMSEMLDYAAKGKYYSMSQMGLLQSQLRKALYGKRYLLVLDDVWNEDPDEWDKVKNLLGDGTNGNKVIVTSRSRKVASIMGSSPAYHLEALSKDDCWTLFKQRAFPDGDENGFQTYYLLENRSLTSAKECLWQPKFLEA; translated from the coding sequence ATGGATGCTTTAGTAGTATCTCCCCTTTTACAAGTTGTGTTTGATAAGTTGGCTCTTGtgattacaagaaaatcaaCGACTCGTGGAGATTACGAGAAGGAGATGCAAAAGCTGCAGGATAGGCTTCCCATAATTCAAGCTGTGATCGAAGATGCAGAGGAGAGACAACATGGAGATAAGAAGATCAAGATTTGGCTGCAAAAACTTAAAGATGTGGCCTATGATGCAGAAGATTTATTGGACATGATCCATGCTCGAGTTTTGTCCAAACAAGTGCTCGAAAGTGACCGCTTCACATATTCTCCGAGTTACGACACGGGAATACTAGGTAAAGGAAAGCTTCTGGCAGAGGAATTTGGTGAGCTGATGAATAGAAAGGTACGGTTGGCTTCTCATGTTGTTGAATCAGTTCCAAATTATTTCATAAACTTGCGCAAGCTGAGAGATATTAGGGAGAGATTGGATGATATAGCGAAGGAGATGGGTGAGTTCCAACTTAAGGAAGTTCTCATGTCGAGACTACCAGAGACCGGTAATAGAGAAGGGAGAGAAACTGGACCTCACATAGTTGAGTCTGAAGTTTGTGGTAGAAAAGAGGATGTCGAAAAGGTTGTGAAAATGTTATTGGAATCTAATACTGATGTCAGGGTGATTTCAATAATTGGGATTGGAGGTATTGGAAAAACAACCGTTGCTCAATTAGCCTACAATGATGAGAGAGTGAAGAAGCATTTTGATTTGAAGATTTGGATCTCCCTATATGGTGATTTCAATCCTAGGAAGATTATGAGTGAAATGTTGGATTATGCTGCGAAGGGCAAGTATTATTCGATGTCCCAGATGGGTTTGCTGCAGTCACAATTGAGGAAAGCATTGTACGGAAAAAGATATCTCCTTGTGCTGGATGATGTTTGGAATGAGGATCCAGATGAATGGGATAAAGTAAAGAATCTGCTAGGGGATGGTACAAATGGAAACAAAGTTATTGTCACCAGCCGGAGCCGGAAAGTAGCATCCATAATGGGCAGTAGCCCTGCTTACCATTTGGAAGCCCTGTCCAAGGATGATTGTTGGACTTTGTTCAAGCAGCGAGCCTTTCCTGATGGAGATGAAAATGGTTTCCAAACTTACTACCTATTGGAAAACAGATCATTGACAAGTGCAAAGGAGTGCCTTTGGCAGCCAAAGTTCTTGGAAGCTTAA